A genomic region of Pararge aegeria chromosome 11, ilParAegt1.1, whole genome shotgun sequence contains the following coding sequences:
- the LOC120627685 gene encoding histidine-rich glycoprotein-like, translated as MRSLLVLCGLVALVAAVSSREISQKGEADLEVAASHHHGHHGGHHEGGGHEHHGHHHHDHGDHDHKGHKGHHEHHHGKHGHHHHEGHKGHHGEHGGHKKHHHHDEGHHHHHGHGEKGHHGHGHDEHGHWHKGHDTKGHHGIEHHDEFKKDKHFHDHHGEKGHHSHHGGHHHEGGHKKGGHFHHGHKHHGHHDHDHGKHGHHEHGGHHHHHKGHHGDDGHHEHHHHHHDHGKKGGHEHHKHWGHKGH; from the coding sequence ATGAGAAGCCTTCTGGTGTTGTGTGGGCTGGTGGCTCTTGTAGCCGCGGTCTCCTCTCGGGAGATCAGCCAAAAGGGTGAAGCTGATCTCGAGGTAGCAGCTTCCCACCACCACGGCCACCACGGTGGACACCACGAGGGTGGTGGTCACGAGCAccatggtcatcatcatcatgatcatggTGATCACGACCACAAGGGACACAAGGGACACCACGAGCATCACCACGGAAAACACGGCCACCACCACCATGAAGGGCATAAGGGACATCACGGTGAGCACGGTGGTCACAAGAAGCATCACCACCATGATGAGGGCCACCACCATCACCACGGACACGGGGAGAAGGGCCACCATGGGCACGGACACGACGAGCATGGTCACTGGCACAAGGGCCACGACACAAAGGGCCACCATGGCATCGAACACCACGACGAATTCAAAAAGGACAAGCACTTCCATGATCACCACGGAGAGAAGGGACACCATTCCCACCACGGAGGTCACCATCATGAGGGCGGACACAAGAAGGGCGGTCACTTCCACCACGGACACAAGCATCACGGACACCATGATCATGACCATGGTAAACACGGCCACCATGAGCACGGAGgacaccaccaccaccacaagGGACACCATGGAGATGACGGCCATCATGAAcaccatcatcaccatcatgacCATGGCAAGAAGGGAGGTCACGAACACCACAAGCACTGGGGCCACAAGGGACACTAA
- the LOC120627614 gene encoding repetin-like: MKNIVLFGFALIVAAVYARDVRQKREADLLAAASHHWEKGGGEAYNGDHYGENGEKGEKGYKGYHESDKGRKGHSLHEGHKGHYDESGGHEKGHQHDDGYFDEHNQGEKGEKGHSFEEKGHFHKGHSTKGHIGVHKIDEFKKDKHFHDKHGESGFEEGYGGHHHEGGYKEGGDFHKGHSEGGFHEHEFGKKGDHEKGGYHNDHKGHHEEAGEDEHWNHQAGHGDKGGQEEHKHWGWQGH, translated from the coding sequence ATGAAAAACATTGTGTTATTTGGTTTTGCGCTTATCGTAGCAGCCGTCTATGCAAGAGACGTGCGTCAGAAAAGAGAAGCGGATTTACTAGCAGCTGCTTCCCATCATTGGGAAAAAGGTGGCGGCGAAGCCTACAATGGTGACCATTATGGCGAGAACGGTGAGAAAGGCGAAAAAGGCTACAAGGGATACCACGAATCTGACAAAGGCAGAAAGGGACACTCCCTACACGAAGGGCATAAAGGTCACTACGACGAAAGCGGCGGGCATGAGAAAGGACACCAACATGACGATGGCTACTTTGATGAGCACAACCAAGGCGAGAAGGGCGAAAAAGGACACAGTTTCGAAGAAAAGGGACACTTCCACAAAGGACACTCCACTAAGGGCCACATTGGAGTTCACAAAATAGACGAGTTCAAGAAAGACAAGCACTTCCACGATAAGCACGGTGAGTCAGGTTTCGAAGAAGGTTATGGCGGACACCACCATGAGGGTGGATACAAGGAGGGTGGGGACTTCCACAAGGGGCACTCAGAAGGCGGTTTCCATGAGCACGAATTCGGAAAGAAGGGCGATCACGAAAAAGGGGGTTACCATAACGACCATAAAGGACACCACGAAGAAGCAGGTGAAGACGAGCACTGGAATCACCAAGCTGGCCACGGTGACAAGGGCGGCCAAGAAGAACACAAACACTGGGGCTGGCAAGGACATTAA